In the genome of Mucisphaera calidilacus, one region contains:
- a CDS encoding PP2C family protein-serine/threonine phosphatase, which produces MSEPMPDQPGSLRASPLWQVLKVTRQLLLPIDLDTVLRQVIDVACAVHDADRASVFLYDASTRELYARVAKGADEIRFSIEHGIAGHALREREIVNVPDCYSDERFNKDVDKATSYRTNNLLTVPLIGDGDVPVGVLQVLNKRGGPFGVVDEELADVLSTQCAAAVQRAMLIEDRLMRQKLERDLDIASDIQRRTMPEEVPQIAGYEILGWSLPAEQTGGDAYDVAELQGGRMALLLGDATGHGIGPALSVTQVRSMLRLSLRLDAPLDRLVEQINAQVMEDLPAERFVTAFFGVLDAGRHEVAYHAPGQAPILHYKASEDAFERFDATTFPLGILEEIELEARSSIALAPGDVLAVISDGVFEYQNETGRQFGTDRTENAIRKGHADGCPGMLAAIREDVSAYADGAVQNDDMTVLLVRRRADGELESES; this is translated from the coding sequence ATGAGCGAACCGATGCCCGACCAGCCCGGATCTCTGCGTGCCTCGCCTCTCTGGCAGGTGCTCAAGGTGACGCGGCAGTTGCTGCTGCCGATCGATCTCGACACGGTGCTGCGTCAGGTGATCGACGTGGCCTGCGCGGTGCATGACGCCGACCGGGCGTCGGTGTTTCTCTACGACGCGTCCACGCGTGAGTTGTACGCCCGGGTGGCGAAGGGTGCGGACGAGATCCGCTTCTCGATCGAGCACGGCATCGCGGGGCACGCGTTGCGTGAGCGTGAGATCGTGAACGTCCCGGATTGCTACAGCGACGAGCGGTTCAACAAGGACGTCGACAAGGCGACCAGCTACCGGACAAACAACCTGCTGACCGTGCCGCTGATCGGCGACGGCGACGTGCCGGTGGGCGTGTTGCAGGTGCTCAACAAGCGTGGCGGCCCGTTTGGTGTGGTGGACGAGGAACTGGCGGACGTGCTCTCGACGCAGTGTGCCGCGGCGGTGCAGCGGGCGATGCTCATCGAAGACCGTTTGATGCGTCAGAAGCTCGAGCGTGACCTTGATATCGCCAGCGACATTCAGCGACGGACGATGCCCGAGGAGGTGCCTCAGATCGCGGGTTACGAGATTCTCGGCTGGAGCCTGCCGGCGGAGCAGACGGGTGGCGATGCTTACGACGTGGCGGAGTTGCAGGGCGGGCGGATGGCGCTGCTGCTGGGTGACGCGACGGGGCACGGGATCGGTCCGGCGTTGAGCGTGACGCAGGTGCGTAGCATGTTGCGGCTGTCGCTTCGTCTGGATGCGCCGCTGGATCGCCTGGTGGAGCAGATCAATGCGCAGGTGATGGAAGACCTGCCGGCGGAGCGGTTCGTGACGGCGTTCTTCGGGGTGTTGGACGCGGGCCGGCACGAGGTGGCCTATCACGCCCCGGGTCAGGCGCCGATCCTGCACTACAAGGCATCCGAGGACGCTTTTGAGCGGTTTGACGCGACGACCTTCCCGCTGGGCATTCTTGAGGAGATCGAGTTGGAGGCGCGGAGTTCGATCGCGTTGGCGCCGGGCGACGTGCTGGCGGTGATCAGCGACGGCGTGTTTGAGTATCAGAACGAGACGGGGCGACAGTTCGGCACTGATCGCACGGAGAACGCGATCCGCAAAGGACACGCTGACGGGTGTCCGGGGATGCTGGCCGCGATCCGCGAAGACGTGTCGGCGTACGCTGACGGAGCGGTCCAGAATGATGACATGACGGTGCTGCTGGTTCGTCGGCGGGCCGATGGTGAGTTGGAAAGCGAGTCCTGA
- a CDS encoding sugar phosphate isomerase/epimerase family protein yields MAYLSAVVPFGYSDFTGEGLLKLYKRLGCETIQVQRHPEKDPPAAELRQKTEDAGLRVDSLHGRFGVDLDPSSPSASMRAETMRVAIEDAAYCAALGGECVVLHPSTSGTVTGSNARQSRLVEFLGELEGPARDHGVRFLLENLPPIFPLGGHAVDLIEVLAQIRSDRYGLILDTGHANMAENPKLQFDTMFEGGLSAMHVHDNKGVLDNHLWPGEGTVDWKQVSSRIDELGDIPLALEVFPMEAQLEARIEAGAGDAVRRLLGLDS; encoded by the coding sequence ATGGCGTATCTCTCTGCGGTTGTCCCGTTCGGCTACAGCGATTTCACGGGTGAGGGGTTGTTGAAGCTCTACAAGCGGCTCGGCTGCGAGACGATTCAGGTGCAGCGGCACCCCGAGAAGGACCCGCCTGCTGCGGAACTACGGCAGAAGACCGAGGACGCGGGTTTGCGTGTTGATTCGTTGCACGGGCGATTCGGGGTCGATCTTGATCCCTCTTCACCGAGCGCGTCGATGCGTGCCGAGACGATGCGTGTGGCCATCGAAGACGCGGCTTACTGCGCAGCGCTCGGGGGTGAGTGCGTGGTGTTGCATCCGTCGACGAGCGGCACCGTGACCGGTTCGAATGCGCGTCAGTCACGGCTGGTGGAGTTTCTCGGCGAATTGGAGGGTCCGGCGCGGGACCATGGCGTGCGTTTTCTGCTGGAGAACCTGCCGCCTATTTTCCCGCTGGGGGGGCACGCGGTGGACCTGATCGAGGTGCTGGCTCAGATCAGGAGTGACCGGTACGGCCTGATTCTGGACACCGGCCACGCGAACATGGCGGAGAACCCGAAACTGCAGTTCGACACGATGTTTGAAGGCGGTTTATCGGCCATGCACGTGCATGACAACAAGGGAGTGCTGGACAATCACCTGTGGCCCGGCGAGGGGACGGTGGACTGGAAGCAGGTATCTTCGCGGATCGACGAGCTGGGTGATATTCCGTTGGCGTTGGAGGTCTTTCCGATGGAGGCTCAGCTCGAAGCACGGATCGAGGCGGGTGCCGGCGACGCGGTGCGTCGTCTGCTGGGGCTGGATTCCTGA
- a CDS encoding ShlB/FhaC/HecB family hemolysin secretion/activation protein, producing MSSPTLGQPVASGVESSTSVEMAAMRLPEGQAVVASELDGPAFPVGRLRLKYAETHPQQPGLEVLMSSEVRLTPTPTGYVAEREGAPVEVLALSSIGHDGTRLFHASAIQMISRSIAAGLNERGLVGVFVAPDPIEIDVYGVDQRVEGDDGLTMVVSTSVVNTTITRVSDQDGESVRENDAVDAWIPAGAPVRPWTGQGPREDLLWLDRLEDYTFRLNRQPGRRVDVAVTAIDDEEGEPGVELEYLITQAKPWRVFAQVSNTGTEQTNEWRESLGFMHNQLSGNDDRLVVSYSTAGFEDSHAFTASYDAPFERGGPWRYRAIALYSEYDASEVGIQNAAFTGSTASISGEISRQVYQHRDVFIDMYVGLSLSQEEADNQAAGTDIEEIFLIPEIGVRGEVRRQTESVFGQLSLAGNLPGVNNDELDNFGRDDIDGSWVVMRGIGSASYYLEPLFDREAWQDPTTPETSTLAHEVQFRVEGQKAFGSRLLPSQQMTVGGFATVRGYKESTTSGDDAIVGSVEYRFHAPRLLPVVAEPAQLPLLAQPFRVAPPQVYAYPDWDLVFKTFLDAGATWNSDIQAGETNEILLSTGIGFEVSVKQTLQVRVDWGVGLRDLDDGSRDAGDSRLHVEAGIVY from the coding sequence GTGAGTTCGCCGACGCTGGGCCAGCCCGTGGCATCGGGTGTGGAATCGAGCACTTCGGTGGAGATGGCCGCGATGCGCTTGCCCGAGGGGCAGGCCGTGGTGGCATCGGAACTGGACGGGCCGGCTTTCCCGGTGGGGCGTCTACGGTTGAAGTATGCGGAGACGCATCCCCAGCAGCCGGGGCTTGAGGTGTTGATGTCGTCTGAGGTTCGGCTAACGCCGACGCCTACTGGCTACGTGGCGGAGCGCGAGGGCGCACCGGTCGAGGTGCTGGCCCTGTCGTCGATCGGTCATGACGGCACGCGGCTGTTTCATGCCTCGGCGATCCAGATGATCAGCCGTTCGATCGCGGCGGGTCTGAACGAGCGTGGGCTGGTGGGTGTCTTCGTGGCGCCGGACCCGATCGAGATCGACGTGTATGGCGTCGATCAGCGGGTCGAGGGTGATGACGGGCTGACGATGGTGGTCTCGACGAGTGTGGTCAACACGACGATCACACGGGTGTCGGATCAGGACGGCGAATCGGTCCGGGAGAATGATGCCGTTGATGCGTGGATCCCGGCCGGTGCGCCGGTGCGTCCGTGGACGGGGCAGGGGCCGCGCGAGGACCTGCTCTGGCTGGATCGGCTGGAGGATTACACGTTTCGGCTGAACCGTCAGCCCGGGCGTCGCGTGGACGTGGCCGTGACGGCGATTGACGACGAGGAGGGGGAGCCGGGTGTCGAGCTTGAGTACCTGATCACTCAGGCCAAGCCGTGGCGGGTGTTCGCGCAGGTCTCGAACACGGGCACGGAGCAGACCAACGAGTGGCGTGAGAGTCTCGGCTTCATGCACAATCAGCTCTCGGGCAACGACGACCGCCTGGTGGTGAGTTACAGCACGGCCGGCTTCGAGGACAGCCACGCGTTCACGGCGTCGTACGATGCGCCGTTCGAGCGTGGCGGTCCATGGCGGTATCGGGCGATCGCGCTCTACAGCGAGTACGACGCGTCGGAGGTGGGCATCCAGAACGCGGCGTTCACGGGATCGACCGCCAGCATTTCGGGCGAGATATCCCGGCAGGTTTACCAGCACCGCGACGTATTCATTGATATGTACGTCGGATTGAGCCTGTCGCAGGAGGAGGCGGATAACCAGGCCGCTGGCACGGATATCGAGGAGATCTTCCTGATCCCCGAGATCGGTGTGCGTGGTGAGGTTCGCCGACAGACCGAGTCGGTATTCGGTCAGTTGAGCCTCGCGGGCAACCTGCCGGGCGTCAACAACGACGAGCTCGACAACTTCGGGCGTGACGACATCGACGGATCCTGGGTCGTGATGCGGGGTATCGGTTCGGCGAGTTACTACCTTGAGCCGTTGTTCGACCGCGAGGCGTGGCAGGACCCGACGACGCCTGAGACCTCGACGCTGGCGCACGAGGTGCAGTTCCGCGTCGAGGGGCAGAAGGCGTTCGGGAGCCGGTTGCTGCCCTCTCAGCAGATGACGGTGGGCGGCTTTGCGACGGTGCGTGGTTACAAGGAATCGACGACGTCGGGTGACGACGCGATCGTGGGCTCGGTGGAGTACCGGTTCCACGCTCCACGGCTGCTGCCGGTGGTGGCGGAGCCGGCCCAGTTGCCCCTGCTTGCCCAGCCTTTCAGGGTTGCGCCGCCTCAGGTGTATGCCTATCCCGACTGGGACCTCGTTTTCAAGACGTTTCTGGACGCGGGGGCGACCTGGAACAGCGATATTCAGGCGGGGGAGACGAATGAGATACTTTTGAGCACGGGGATTGGCTTTGAAGTCTCTGTGAAGCAGACTTTACAGGTCAGGGTGGACTGGGGCGTGGGCCTCCGCGATCTCGATGACGGCAGCCGCGATGCGGGTGACAGCCGGCTGCATGTTGAGGCCGGCATCGTTTATTAG
- a CDS encoding two-partner secretion domain-containing protein, with protein MVRPKLSEALIWRYMTRRIPCLTAAAVVGAAASGAVAGPDVKNVAAGQVKVTQQGSTTLIEASHSSIINYHQFNIGVNETVRFIQPGVTARVLNRDLSGKPSSINGQLLSNGQVFLVNRAGIFFGTKAIVNVGGLHAAAGSISDNDFLAGVDRFTDLAGKVSQHGTILADEVSLLGRRVENFGTIVAPDGMITLAAGDSVYLARHGSTVMAKINTGSLDPETDGVSVVNHGQLVAPGGTVNMGAGDVFAFAVKQRGVVKAQTTQIVSTAGDADAEVVADLEDGPLVITDDGPVSVVTDRDVIVASDATDISITTSGGSVMVDGGGSVDSLDINVTGNNGRVLIDVAGTLTDGDAGIDIVADAVTLLADAIGSLGQPLQVQTSDLAGRARAGGLYLDNTGALAIGEDVVNGVKGLSAAGDLVLINRGDGVRVDTELVAGGDLELTLTNQEALSIPGAVTGSSVTLRASVIAMEGSVDASGDVLFDAPDIIGLYGTVRSNGGDMSFVGGNLFTDQRGLIDASGIEGDGSITITMTGYSDPPVLVGGDINLDLRRGALSRSITASGALDVLVHQRNLVVSGDLDAVGPVTLAAPDLVLINGEVVSRQSSIIIDASSLAFGTSGKLSAIEVDLLPGAGASVGIGDGAEEADYHISQSMLDRIDAVTLSVGGEQGGGVMLGSADFGVIRELVLMTGADVQSVHEPFDAIYEEDPYFNEDEWYGDYDAEIAIEPFDGPRLVGLDALVIEAVTGVGSVESPIVVGVSSLTASTETGGIYIENHGSLADLDLDAGVSDISLVVTGRILDEDFATDLAGNEVRIDVESTSLLQLDANRLIFNGNEENPNGDEGTLIVEGDIDEFAFDSFLQEAFLQATGDVSNVVLNVPQATILADGDILSSVINATGGIVLVSGGDIIDVIASAGTTVVADAAGSILQSSFAAGSLIDLQAARIGSSEQRIIVEAPSVTGQARSGSAYLTGPVEGSGAAVSLAFKAMQMMSVMADGDVIQSGVWDAGTVDIHAGGDMVVTTTVRATEGETIILNADGMLKMEGTGVLDSTEADADILIRAADLELMPGARMFAGEGRIVCEPLDGQQMVLGDGDLQGAFAVSQAELDMMASASEIVMGSSEAGAVWVEQADLGGRGIDLALLTGSTIDELGDNDNVKLRTDGLLRMVAGGEIGQDPEDAEASPYDALDIGASNLDVYVTAPGKVSLRSEDALTVDRIFTTSGDIYLNGEEDLAALDIIANSDVDISVQRGGISIGRVQASEGVNLSAMSGGITMASAGAQGIVAPSTRMAAQSVGTSSAPVRTSVGSMSVSTPGGSMNVAQNGAMSSLNLDAGRTGSINFSTNSVVTDADPGVDFRGGTMTVVGESFGTPDQAMQVSVVDATVTTTGDLNMRADGRLQSASVTGGDGQTRVWTSSANAQMSVTGSNVVVDQPTNVADDIPDEGDATDEPETPTIDIDEPLWVVGEFGEREGWLDEHELLRDLQEQWGARLAFYIEEALRLRGERTAGVSEEVSEAEIQSMVAQGLEYFCQGLLERLELEQNASGEPVAKLTLVYELQKNVSNHLTLVQKKRLRTRDDSEPQITVDDLDDLLELAAERIVERLIDDAPTGMMGVRG; from the coding sequence ATGGTGCGACCGAAGCTCAGCGAGGCTCTGATCTGGCGCTACATGACGCGGCGTATCCCGTGTCTGACGGCGGCGGCCGTGGTGGGTGCCGCGGCGAGCGGTGCGGTCGCTGGCCCGGACGTCAAGAATGTCGCGGCGGGTCAGGTCAAGGTGACGCAGCAGGGCAGCACGACACTGATCGAGGCGAGCCACAGCAGCATCATCAACTACCACCAGTTCAACATCGGCGTGAACGAGACGGTGCGTTTCATCCAGCCGGGTGTGACCGCGCGCGTGCTCAACCGCGACCTGAGCGGCAAGCCGAGCAGCATCAACGGCCAGCTGCTGAGTAACGGGCAGGTCTTTCTGGTCAACCGCGCGGGCATCTTCTTCGGCACGAAGGCGATCGTGAACGTCGGCGGGCTGCACGCGGCGGCGGGCAGCATCTCGGACAACGACTTCCTCGCGGGCGTGGACCGTTTCACCGATCTCGCCGGCAAGGTGTCGCAGCACGGCACGATCCTGGCCGATGAGGTGTCGCTGCTGGGGCGGCGTGTCGAGAACTTCGGCACGATCGTCGCGCCGGACGGCATGATCACGCTGGCGGCGGGCGACAGTGTTTACCTCGCTCGTCACGGCAGCACGGTGATGGCGAAAATCAACACCGGGTCACTTGATCCCGAGACCGACGGCGTGTCGGTGGTCAATCACGGCCAACTCGTGGCACCGGGCGGCACGGTCAACATGGGCGCGGGTGACGTGTTCGCCTTCGCCGTCAAACAGCGTGGTGTCGTGAAGGCGCAGACGACACAGATCGTCTCGACGGCGGGCGACGCCGATGCCGAGGTCGTGGCGGACCTTGAGGACGGCCCGCTGGTGATCACCGACGACGGCCCGGTCAGCGTGGTGACCGATCGTGACGTCATCGTGGCTTCGGACGCGACGGACATCTCGATCACGACGTCGGGCGGTTCGGTGATGGTGGATGGCGGCGGCTCGGTGGATTCGCTCGACATCAACGTGACCGGCAACAACGGGCGTGTGCTGATCGACGTGGCCGGGACGCTGACCGACGGCGACGCGGGCATCGACATCGTGGCCGACGCCGTTACGCTGCTCGCCGACGCGATTGGTTCGCTGGGCCAGCCGTTGCAGGTTCAGACCTCGGATCTTGCGGGCAGGGCGCGTGCGGGCGGTCTCTATCTGGATAACACGGGCGCCCTGGCGATCGGCGAGGACGTTGTCAACGGCGTGAAGGGTCTCTCGGCAGCGGGTGACCTGGTGCTGATCAACCGTGGCGATGGTGTGCGTGTGGACACCGAATTGGTCGCGGGCGGCGATCTCGAGTTGACGCTGACCAATCAGGAGGCGTTGTCCATCCCGGGCGCTGTGACTGGCTCGTCGGTGACGCTCCGGGCGAGTGTGATCGCCATGGAAGGCTCGGTCGACGCGTCGGGTGACGTCCTGTTTGATGCCCCCGACATCATCGGGCTGTACGGCACGGTGCGCAGCAACGGCGGCGACATGAGCTTTGTCGGCGGGAACCTGTTCACCGACCAACGCGGTCTGATCGACGCTTCGGGTATTGAGGGAGACGGCTCGATCACGATCACGATGACCGGCTACTCCGACCCGCCGGTGCTGGTCGGCGGCGACATCAACCTCGATCTGAGACGCGGTGCGCTGAGCCGTTCGATCACGGCAAGCGGCGCGCTCGACGTGCTCGTGCACCAGCGCAACCTTGTGGTGTCGGGCGATCTTGATGCTGTCGGGCCTGTCACGCTGGCGGCGCCCGATCTCGTGCTGATCAACGGCGAAGTCGTGTCGCGACAGAGTTCGATCATCATCGACGCTTCGTCGCTGGCCTTCGGCACGTCCGGCAAGTTGTCCGCGATCGAGGTCGACCTGCTGCCCGGCGCGGGGGCGAGTGTCGGTATCGGCGACGGCGCCGAAGAAGCGGATTACCACATCAGCCAGTCGATGCTCGACCGGATCGACGCGGTGACGCTCAGTGTCGGTGGCGAGCAGGGCGGCGGTGTGATGCTCGGGTCGGCGGACTTCGGCGTGATCCGGGAGCTGGTCCTGATGACCGGAGCGGACGTACAGAGCGTCCACGAGCCGTTCGATGCCATCTACGAAGAAGATCCCTATTTCAACGAGGACGAGTGGTACGGCGACTACGACGCCGAGATCGCGATCGAGCCGTTCGACGGCCCGCGGCTGGTCGGGCTTGATGCGCTGGTCATCGAGGCGGTCACGGGTGTGGGTTCGGTCGAGTCGCCGATCGTGGTGGGCGTGTCGTCGCTGACGGCGAGCACCGAGACCGGCGGGATCTACATCGAGAATCATGGATCGCTCGCCGACCTCGACCTTGACGCGGGTGTTTCGGACATCAGCCTGGTCGTGACGGGTCGGATCCTCGACGAGGACTTCGCCACCGATCTCGCGGGCAACGAGGTTCGTATCGATGTTGAATCGACCTCGCTGCTGCAGCTCGATGCCAACCGGCTGATCTTCAACGGCAACGAGGAGAACCCGAACGGCGACGAGGGCACGCTGATCGTTGAGGGCGATATCGACGAATTCGCCTTCGACTCGTTCCTTCAGGAGGCCTTCCTGCAGGCGACGGGTGATGTCTCGAACGTCGTGCTCAACGTCCCGCAGGCGACGATCCTGGCCGACGGCGACATCCTGAGCAGCGTCATCAACGCGACCGGCGGCATCGTGCTGGTCAGCGGCGGCGACATCATCGACGTCATCGCCAGCGCGGGCACCACGGTGGTCGCTGACGCGGCGGGTTCGATCCTGCAGTCGTCGTTCGCGGCGGGCTCGCTGATCGATCTGCAGGCGGCGCGTATCGGATCGAGTGAGCAGCGGATCATCGTCGAGGCGCCGTCGGTGACGGGCCAGGCGCGGTCGGGTTCGGCTTATCTGACGGGGCCGGTCGAAGGCTCTGGCGCTGCGGTGTCGCTGGCCTTCAAGGCGATGCAGATGATGAGCGTCATGGCCGACGGCGACGTCATCCAGAGCGGGGTGTGGGACGCCGGCACGGTCGATATCCACGCGGGCGGCGACATGGTCGTGACCACGACCGTCCGGGCGACCGAGGGCGAGACGATCATCCTCAACGCCGACGGCATGCTGAAGATGGAGGGCACGGGTGTTCTCGACAGCACCGAGGCGGACGCGGACATCCTGATCCGTGCGGCCGACCTCGAACTGATGCCCGGCGCGCGGATGTTCGCGGGCGAGGGTCGGATTGTCTGTGAGCCGCTCGACGGTCAGCAGATGGTGCTGGGCGATGGCGACCTCCAGGGGGCGTTCGCGGTCTCGCAGGCCGAACTGGACATGATGGCCAGCGCGTCCGAGATCGTGATGGGCAGCAGCGAGGCGGGCGCGGTGTGGGTTGAGCAGGCGGATCTGGGCGGCCGCGGCATCGACCTGGCGCTGCTCACCGGCTCGACGATCGACGAACTGGGCGACAACGACAACGTGAAGCTGCGCACCGACGGCCTGCTGCGGATGGTGGCCGGGGGCGAGATCGGTCAGGACCCCGAGGATGCCGAGGCGTCGCCTTACGACGCGTTGGATATCGGCGCGTCGAATTTGGATGTCTACGTGACCGCGCCGGGCAAGGTGAGCCTGCGCAGCGAGGACGCCCTGACGGTTGACCGTATCTTCACGACGAGCGGTGATATCTATCTCAACGGCGAAGAGGACCTCGCCGCCCTCGACATCATCGCGAACAGTGACGTGGACATCTCCGTGCAGCGTGGCGGCATCTCGATCGGTCGGGTGCAGGCCTCCGAGGGCGTGAATCTCTCGGCGATGAGCGGCGGGATCACGATGGCCTCGGCGGGGGCACAGGGCATCGTCGCGCCTTCGACGCGGATGGCGGCGCAGAGCGTGGGCACGTCCTCGGCGCCGGTGCGCACGAGTGTGGGGAGCATGTCGGTCTCGACGCCGGGCGGGTCGATGAACGTGGCGCAGAACGGCGCGATGTCGTCGCTGAACCTCGACGCGGGCCGGACCGGCTCGATCAACTTCAGTACGAACTCGGTCGTGACCGACGCCGACCCGGGCGTGGACTTCCGCGGCGGGACGATGACGGTGGTGGGTGAGAGCTTCGGCACGCCCGACCAGGCGATGCAGGTGAGTGTTGTTGACGCGACGGTGACCACGACCGGCGACCTCAACATGCGTGCGGACGGCCGGCTGCAGTCGGCGAGCGTGACCGGCGGCGACGGGCAGACGCGTGTCTGGACGTCGTCGGCCAATGCGCAGATGAGCGTGACCGGCTCGAACGTGGTGGTCGATCAGCCGACGAACGTCGCGGACGACATCCCCGACGAGGGCGACGCGACCGACGAGCCGGAGACGCCGACGATTGATATTGATGAGCCACTCTGGGTCGTCGGTGAGTTCGGCGAGCGTGAGGGTTGGCTGGACGAGCACGAGCTGCTCCGCGATCTGCAGGAGCAGTGGGGGGCGCGGCTGGCGTTCTACATCGAGGAGGCGCTGCGTCTGCGTGGCGAGCGCACCGCGGGCGTGAGCGAGGAGGTCAGCGAGGCGGAAATCCAGTCGATGGTGGCTCAGGGGCTGGAGTATTTCTGCCAGGGCCTGCTGGAGCGGCTGGAGCTGGAGCAGAACGCCTCGGGCGAGCCGGTCGCGAAGCTGACGCTGGTGTACGAGTTGCAGAAGAACGTCTCGAACCACCTGACGCTGGTGCAGAAGAAGCGTCTGCGTACGCGTGACGACTCGGAGCCTCAGATCACGGTGGATGATCTCGACGACCTGCTCGAGCTGGCCGCGGAGCGGATCGTGGAGCGTCTCATCGACGACGCGCCGACCGGCATGATGGGTGTGCGGGGCTGA
- a CDS encoding DUF1559 family PulG-like putative transporter yields MGCRKKGFTLIELLVVISIIGLLLAILLPALSSARPVARRMQCMSQLRQLAVAEHVYHEDYKRFARLWAGSESDGEAESVTLVSPLQDYLGADGEAMWSLTEAGSIMHCPEVEPEDFADLLTRGFVPYPGEQISSYGINGAMYFDRWGFTRDVVPDPAGTILLGDQALEPFERMVTSDGIYVKPGGYVRWARIGNHTPERGYRHQMAGANMVFVDGHAAPIEHDALAHAEGLWHWWDAEQDPWDATGEDRCACQK; encoded by the coding sequence ATGGGTTGTCGGAAAAAAGGGTTTACGCTCATCGAGCTGCTGGTTGTGATCAGCATCATCGGGTTGCTGCTGGCGATCCTGCTGCCGGCATTGTCGTCGGCGCGGCCGGTCGCCCGGCGGATGCAGTGCATGAGTCAGCTTCGGCAGCTGGCGGTTGCGGAGCACGTCTATCACGAGGACTACAAGCGGTTCGCGCGGCTGTGGGCGGGTTCGGAGAGTGACGGCGAGGCGGAGTCGGTGACGCTGGTCTCCCCGCTGCAGGATTATCTGGGTGCGGACGGCGAGGCGATGTGGTCGCTGACCGAGGCCGGTTCCATCATGCACTGCCCCGAGGTGGAGCCCGAGGATTTTGCGGACCTGCTGACGCGCGGGTTTGTGCCTTACCCGGGCGAGCAGATCTCGTCGTACGGCATCAACGGCGCGATGTACTTCGATCGCTGGGGCTTCACCCGTGACGTCGTGCCGGATCCGGCGGGGACGATCCTGCTGGGCGATCAGGCGCTGGAGCCTTTTGAGCGGATGGTGACGTCGGACGGCATCTACGTGAAGCCGGGGGGCTATGTCCGCTGGGCGCGGATCGGCAACCACACGCCCGAGCGTGGCTACCGGCATCAGATGGCGGGGGCGAACATGGTGTTTGTGGACGGTCACGCGGCGCCGATCGAGCACGACGCGTTGGCCCATGCCGAGGGCTTGTGGCACTGGTGGGACGCGGAGCAGGACCCGTGGGACGCGACGGGTGAGGATCGGTGCGCCTGCCAGAAGTGA